In a genomic window of Vibrio marisflavi CECT 7928:
- a CDS encoding PLP-dependent aminotransferase family protein, which produces MSIYKELAQQFIGQIQSGKLTENARMPSLRKLSKQHCVSVSTAVSCYQELESQGWIHARPQSGYFVSSKRNAHTPPKWAHFESHISEPSTRVSVQSKLNGPLGVSSSDIDDKAAIELQRSFHRAMRRMNTHQNVYPDYMGELSLRQVLSCNFAQLGHHFHPNDLVITSGCISSIKTALEVCSEAGDAIAISSPCFSGILELLARMSRKIIEIPSLNDGIDLDQLEQHFRDGNVRAGIFCTSHMNPQGITMSAQQKQRLAKLANHYKVPVIEDDVYLELDYSGQCPLPAKSYDSNGYILWCGSVSKSLSPTYRLGWCLPGRYIEDYSKTFASGCFGVSAPVQLALSDFIESGQYVKHLKRKRLELLDNRRDYLAYLAKNLPESAQISTPEGGLVLWLQIPELDGIKLAEEAKDHQLDIREGQLFSTLDLYKNCLRINIGHPLIGQAEHDLKLLCDLIYKHLIIK; this is translated from the coding sequence ATGAGCATATACAAAGAGTTAGCGCAACAGTTTATTGGGCAAATACAATCTGGAAAATTAACAGAAAACGCTCGCATGCCATCACTACGGAAGCTTTCGAAGCAACATTGCGTGAGTGTCTCAACAGCGGTCAGTTGCTATCAAGAATTGGAGTCACAGGGCTGGATTCATGCTCGCCCACAGTCTGGTTATTTTGTCTCTTCAAAGCGCAATGCACATACACCACCTAAGTGGGCTCATTTCGAAAGCCACATTTCCGAACCCAGCACCCGCGTAAGTGTTCAATCGAAATTAAATGGACCATTGGGAGTGTCCAGCTCAGATATTGATGACAAAGCAGCTATCGAGTTGCAACGTAGTTTTCACCGCGCAATGCGTCGCATGAATACACACCAAAATGTATACCCTGACTACATGGGAGAGTTATCTCTTCGCCAAGTGCTTTCATGCAACTTTGCTCAACTTGGCCACCACTTTCATCCGAACGACTTAGTGATAACTTCAGGTTGTATTTCCTCGATTAAAACTGCTCTGGAAGTCTGTAGTGAAGCGGGTGATGCCATTGCGATAAGCTCACCTTGTTTCAGTGGAATCCTTGAACTATTAGCGCGAATGTCTCGAAAAATCATTGAGATTCCGTCGCTCAATGACGGTATTGATTTAGACCAATTAGAACAACATTTTAGGGATGGAAATGTACGAGCTGGAATATTTTGCACATCACATATGAACCCACAAGGCATTACTATGTCGGCTCAACAAAAGCAGCGTTTGGCTAAGCTTGCAAACCACTATAAAGTCCCTGTGATCGAAGATGACGTATATTTGGAGCTCGATTATTCTGGACAATGCCCATTGCCCGCAAAATCATACGATTCCAACGGTTATATATTATGGTGTGGGTCAGTTTCAAAAAGCTTGTCACCGACATATCGCCTTGGCTGGTGCCTACCTGGACGGTATATAGAAGATTACTCTAAAACCTTTGCATCAGGATGCTTTGGCGTCTCCGCCCCTGTTCAGCTTGCTCTGTCAGACTTTATCGAGTCAGGTCAATACGTAAAACATTTGAAACGAAAACGCCTTGAACTGTTAGATAATCGGCGTGATTATTTAGCCTACCTAGCCAAGAATTTACCTGAAAGTGCCCAAATCAGTACGCCTGAGGGAGGATTAGTTTTGTGGCTTCAAATACCAGAACTAGACGGCATCAAATTGGCTGAAGAAGCAAAAGACCACCAGCTCGATATACGAGAAGGGCAGCTATTCTCCACCCTCGATTTATATAAAAACTGCCTCAGAATCAACATTGGTCATCCACTGATAGGCCAAGCAGAGCACGATCTTAAGTTGCTATGCGATCTGATCTACAAACATCTAATTATTAAATAA
- a CDS encoding EamA family transporter has translation MSRKDLLLVMFVMIIWGVNFSMIKLGLTEVNPLILTAIRFALAVIPVVFFIPKPDVNWSYIISYGLVFGFGVWGLASWSIEVGLSSGMSSVLLQVNVLIALFVGVFYLKEELSKLKRVGATIASLALVMTIIYAQGNITAIGLFLILLSACAWAASSLIVKRSKTKQVFVFNVWGIMFAPIPLIMLAVSLNGVGVISETIQNWHWQSTASVCFQAYPTTLFGYWIWNKLLIKYPFSTVAPSVLLVPVFALISGYIVFDETLSSLQMVTSTLFFVGIGLILSKGKSNMKVSES, from the coding sequence ATGAGTAGAAAAGATTTACTGTTAGTAATGTTTGTCATGATCATCTGGGGTGTGAATTTCTCCATGATTAAGCTTGGTCTGACGGAAGTGAACCCGTTAATTCTTACCGCAATTAGATTCGCGTTAGCGGTAATTCCTGTGGTGTTTTTTATACCCAAACCAGATGTGAACTGGTCATACATAATCAGCTATGGTTTGGTATTTGGCTTTGGAGTATGGGGTTTAGCTTCTTGGTCGATAGAGGTTGGGCTATCATCTGGTATGTCTTCTGTATTGCTCCAAGTTAATGTGCTTATTGCTCTGTTTGTCGGTGTTTTCTACCTAAAGGAAGAACTCTCAAAGCTTAAAAGGGTAGGTGCTACTATTGCTTCACTGGCATTGGTGATGACAATAATCTACGCCCAAGGAAACATTACAGCTATTGGTTTATTTCTGATTCTACTCTCAGCCTGTGCGTGGGCCGCGAGCAGCTTAATCGTCAAGCGTTCTAAGACGAAGCAAGTGTTTGTATTTAATGTATGGGGAATTATGTTCGCACCAATACCATTGATTATGCTGGCGGTATCTTTAAATGGAGTTGGTGTCATTTCCGAAACTATACAGAATTGGCATTGGCAATCCACTGCTTCAGTGTGTTTTCAGGCTTATCCGACAACGTTATTCGGTTACTGGATTTGGAATAAACTACTAATCAAGTATCCATTTAGTACTGTCGCACCGTCTGTATTGTTGGTTCCCGTATTTGCATTGATCAGCGGGTACATAGTGTTTGATGAAACCTTGTCATCATTGCAAATGGTTACTAGCACCTTATTCTTTGTGGGTATTGGGCTAATTCTTAGTAAAGGTAAGAGTAATATGAAGGTGTCTGAGAGCTAG